The following coding sequences are from one Caloenas nicobarica isolate bCalNic1 chromosome 25, bCalNic1.hap1, whole genome shotgun sequence window:
- the ARID5A gene encoding AT-rich interactive domain-containing protein 5A isoform X1: MKDDNSPPMEDPQEPPNAAKPADDGSELDKPVGENPPGGEKEEEEAFLVSLYKFMKERHTPIERIPHLGFKQINLWKIYKAVEKLGDYELVSNVPWCPLGVPWCPRGSHPGPPQVTGRRLWKNVYDELGGSRGSTSAATCTRRHYERLLLPYVRHLKGEDDKPLPPSKPRKQYKVSKETGKKSRRSKKEKGREQAPPEKVTAEVTEDARDTLGQGGCSSPAPPTPNPLAEGPGPSRTHSESYKRLFSSFYSKGAHPIMSPLAKKKLLAQVSKAESLHCHKRHCPEPPRRSPEPPAAPDPAPSAGSDVGPVAGTSPRAEDGDPAPTVVTGCFHACRSEGLQPSPCHPLWGHLSSLRDFLEPPSTFSSPSEEPEQPQDLRSKAGQSWSGENRRAATVTGCWVAPGAGFVPTAPRGKRGREEETAFGPGGKLRAISPLVTEADGSDTGAGSPRVAKPKAVVASPGYAAALPQAPDGYKGAMLHFPASFGNPLEHLKTHGVPAAPTLSVNPFVIPAFPSPLVATSELCRPLATGPGRYPASYESSLRHRLYSTWHNQPAYSSPAFHRHTKL, from the exons ATGAAAGACGACAACTCCCCCCCCATGGAGGACCCCCAAGAACCCCCCAACGCCGCCAAACCGGCT GACGATGGTTCCGAGCTGGACAAACCGGTGGGAGAAAACCCCCCCGGGGgtgagaaagaggaggaggaagcctTCCTCGTCAGCCTCTACAAATTCATGAAGGAGCGACACACGCCCATCGAGAGGATCCCCCACCTCGGCTTCAAGCAGA TAAATCTTTGGAAGATCTACAAAGCCGTGGAGAAACTGGGAGACTACGAGCTGGTAAGCAatgtcccctggtgtcccctgggggtcccctggtgtccccggGGGTCTCACCCCGGTCCCCCGCAGGTGACGGGCCGCCGGCTCTGGAAGAACGTGTACGACGAGCTGGGTGGCAGCCGCGGCAGCACCAGCGCGGCCACCTGCACCCGCCGGCACTACGAGAG gctgctcctCCCGTACGTGCGGCATCTCAAGGGGGAGGACGACAAACCTCTGCCCCCCAGCAAGCCCCGCAAGCAGTACAAGGTCTCCAAAGAGACGgggaagaagagcaggaggagcaAGAAGGAGAAGGGGCGGGAGCAG GCGCCTCCGGAGAAGGTGACGGCGGAGGTGACAGAGGACGCAAGGGAcaccctggggcaggggggatgTTCCAGCCCGgcgccccccaccccaaaccccttgGCGGAGGGGCCCGGCCCCAGCAGGACCCACAGCGAATCCTACAAGCGCCTTTTCTCCAGCTTCTACTCCAAAGGCGCCCACCCCATCATGTCACCACTGGCCAAGAAGAAGCTGCTGGCCCAGGTCAGCAAGGCCGAGTCCCTGCACTGTCACAAACGTCACTGTCCTGAGCCCCCCCGGAGGAGCCCGGAGCCGCCGGCAGCTCCGGATCCAGCTCCGAGTGCTGGGAGCGACGTGGGACCTGTTGCCGGCACGTCCCCGCGCGCCGAGGACGGGGATCCGGCGCCCACCGTGGTCACCGGCTGCTTCCACGCCTGCCGCAGcgaggggctgcagcccagcccctgccaccccctctgGGGACACCTCTCCAGCTTGAGGGATTTTTTGGAGCCACCTTCCACCTTCTCGTCGCCATCCGAGGAGCCGGAGCAGCCCCAAGACCTGCGGAGCAAAGCGGGGCAGTCATGGAGCGGGGAGAACCGCCGAGCGGCCACCGTCACCGGCTGCTGGGTGGCACCTGGCGCCGGTTTTGTCCCCACGGCGCCCAGGGGCAAGCGGGGCCGGGAGGAGGAGACAGCGTTCGGCCCCGGGGGGAAGCTCCGGGCCATCTCCCCCTTGGTGACGGAGGCCGATGGCAGCGACACGGGCGCTGGCTCGCCCAGGGTGGCCAAACCCAAGGCGGTGGTAGCCAGCCCTGGCTATGCCGCGGCGCTGCCGCAAGCCCCGGACGGTTACAAGGGAGCGATGCTGCATTTCCCAGCCAGCTTCGGGAACCCGCTGGAGCACCTCAAAACACACGGCGTGCCGGCAGCACCGACCCTCTCCGTCAACCCCTTCGTCATCCCTGCTTTCCCCAGCCCGTTGGTAGCCACCTCGGAGCTGTGCCGGCCGCTGGCGACCGGCCCCGGGCGCTACCCGGCGTCCTACGAGAGCTCGTTGCGGCACCGGCTCTACTCGACCTGGCACAACCAACCCGCCTACAGCTCCCCGGCTTTTCACCGCCACACCAAGCTGTAG
- the ARID5A gene encoding AT-rich interactive domain-containing protein 5A isoform X2, producing the protein MKDDNSPPMEDPQEPPNAAKPADDGSELDKPVGENPPGGEKEEEEAFLVSLYKFMKERHTPIERIPHLGFKQINLWKIYKAVEKLGDYELVTGRRLWKNVYDELGGSRGSTSAATCTRRHYERLLLPYVRHLKGEDDKPLPPSKPRKQYKVSKETGKKSRRSKKEKGREQAPPEKVTAEVTEDARDTLGQGGCSSPAPPTPNPLAEGPGPSRTHSESYKRLFSSFYSKGAHPIMSPLAKKKLLAQVSKAESLHCHKRHCPEPPRRSPEPPAAPDPAPSAGSDVGPVAGTSPRAEDGDPAPTVVTGCFHACRSEGLQPSPCHPLWGHLSSLRDFLEPPSTFSSPSEEPEQPQDLRSKAGQSWSGENRRAATVTGCWVAPGAGFVPTAPRGKRGREEETAFGPGGKLRAISPLVTEADGSDTGAGSPRVAKPKAVVASPGYAAALPQAPDGYKGAMLHFPASFGNPLEHLKTHGVPAAPTLSVNPFVIPAFPSPLVATSELCRPLATGPGRYPASYESSLRHRLYSTWHNQPAYSSPAFHRHTKL; encoded by the exons ATGAAAGACGACAACTCCCCCCCCATGGAGGACCCCCAAGAACCCCCCAACGCCGCCAAACCGGCT GACGATGGTTCCGAGCTGGACAAACCGGTGGGAGAAAACCCCCCCGGGGgtgagaaagaggaggaggaagcctTCCTCGTCAGCCTCTACAAATTCATGAAGGAGCGACACACGCCCATCGAGAGGATCCCCCACCTCGGCTTCAAGCAGA TAAATCTTTGGAAGATCTACAAAGCCGTGGAGAAACTGGGAGACTACGAGCTG GTGACGGGCCGCCGGCTCTGGAAGAACGTGTACGACGAGCTGGGTGGCAGCCGCGGCAGCACCAGCGCGGCCACCTGCACCCGCCGGCACTACGAGAG gctgctcctCCCGTACGTGCGGCATCTCAAGGGGGAGGACGACAAACCTCTGCCCCCCAGCAAGCCCCGCAAGCAGTACAAGGTCTCCAAAGAGACGgggaagaagagcaggaggagcaAGAAGGAGAAGGGGCGGGAGCAG GCGCCTCCGGAGAAGGTGACGGCGGAGGTGACAGAGGACGCAAGGGAcaccctggggcaggggggatgTTCCAGCCCGgcgccccccaccccaaaccccttgGCGGAGGGGCCCGGCCCCAGCAGGACCCACAGCGAATCCTACAAGCGCCTTTTCTCCAGCTTCTACTCCAAAGGCGCCCACCCCATCATGTCACCACTGGCCAAGAAGAAGCTGCTGGCCCAGGTCAGCAAGGCCGAGTCCCTGCACTGTCACAAACGTCACTGTCCTGAGCCCCCCCGGAGGAGCCCGGAGCCGCCGGCAGCTCCGGATCCAGCTCCGAGTGCTGGGAGCGACGTGGGACCTGTTGCCGGCACGTCCCCGCGCGCCGAGGACGGGGATCCGGCGCCCACCGTGGTCACCGGCTGCTTCCACGCCTGCCGCAGcgaggggctgcagcccagcccctgccaccccctctgGGGACACCTCTCCAGCTTGAGGGATTTTTTGGAGCCACCTTCCACCTTCTCGTCGCCATCCGAGGAGCCGGAGCAGCCCCAAGACCTGCGGAGCAAAGCGGGGCAGTCATGGAGCGGGGAGAACCGCCGAGCGGCCACCGTCACCGGCTGCTGGGTGGCACCTGGCGCCGGTTTTGTCCCCACGGCGCCCAGGGGCAAGCGGGGCCGGGAGGAGGAGACAGCGTTCGGCCCCGGGGGGAAGCTCCGGGCCATCTCCCCCTTGGTGACGGAGGCCGATGGCAGCGACACGGGCGCTGGCTCGCCCAGGGTGGCCAAACCCAAGGCGGTGGTAGCCAGCCCTGGCTATGCCGCGGCGCTGCCGCAAGCCCCGGACGGTTACAAGGGAGCGATGCTGCATTTCCCAGCCAGCTTCGGGAACCCGCTGGAGCACCTCAAAACACACGGCGTGCCGGCAGCACCGACCCTCTCCGTCAACCCCTTCGTCATCCCTGCTTTCCCCAGCCCGTTGGTAGCCACCTCGGAGCTGTGCCGGCCGCTGGCGACCGGCCCCGGGCGCTACCCGGCGTCCTACGAGAGCTCGTTGCGGCACCGGCTCTACTCGACCTGGCACAACCAACCCGCCTACAGCTCCCCGGCTTTTCACCGCCACACCAAGCTGTAG